In the genome of Nocardia terpenica, one region contains:
- the inhA gene encoding NADH-dependent enoyl-ACP reductase InhA, whose amino-acid sequence MSGLLENKTILVTGIITDASIAFHVARVAQQQGARVLITGYGRVGLVNLIARRLPEPVPPAIELDVRDPGQLATLAERVRELAPQGLDGVVHSIAFAPPSCLGNPFLAAPWSDVAVALEVSAYSYAALVQALLPVLNPNGSVVGMDFDPRTAVSFYNWMGVAKNALEAVNRYVAREVGGKGIRSNLVAAGPIKTLAAKAIAGTAMGAGAQLDELNEAWNRRAPLGWDVEDPTAVAKSVCAVLSDWLPATTASVLYVDGGAGHISA is encoded by the coding sequence ATGAGTGGCCTGCTGGAGAATAAAACCATCCTCGTCACGGGCATCATCACCGATGCCTCGATCGCCTTTCATGTGGCCCGCGTCGCCCAGCAGCAGGGCGCGCGGGTGCTGATCACCGGGTACGGCCGGGTGGGGCTGGTGAATCTGATCGCGCGGCGGCTGCCGGAGCCGGTGCCGCCCGCGATCGAGCTGGACGTGCGCGACCCCGGGCAGCTGGCGACGCTGGCCGAGCGGGTGCGCGAGCTGGCGCCGCAGGGGCTGGACGGGGTGGTGCATTCGATCGCCTTCGCGCCGCCGAGCTGTCTGGGCAATCCGTTCCTGGCCGCCCCGTGGTCGGATGTCGCGGTGGCGCTGGAGGTTTCGGCGTACTCGTATGCGGCGCTGGTACAGGCGCTGCTGCCGGTGCTGAACCCGAACGGGTCGGTGGTCGGCATGGACTTCGACCCGCGCACCGCCGTGTCGTTCTACAACTGGATGGGCGTGGCCAAGAACGCGCTGGAGGCGGTGAACCGCTACGTCGCGCGGGAGGTGGGCGGCAAGGGCATTCGCTCGAATCTGGTGGCGGCGGGGCCGATCAAGACGCTGGCGGCCAAGGCGATCGCCGGGACGGCCATGGGCGCGGGCGCCCAGCTCGACGAGCTGAACGAGGCGTGGAACCGGCGGGCGCCGCTGGGCTGGGACGTCGAGGACCCGACCGCGGTGGCCAAGTCGGTGTGCGCGGTGCTGTCGGACTGGTTGCCCGCCACCACCGCCTCGGTGCTCTACGTCGACGGTGGGGCCGGGCACATCAGCGCATGA
- a CDS encoding acyl-CoA dehydrogenase family protein: MDFRLPDGAREWREIARRFADEAIRPMAATLDAQPRPEDGWSWEIVEKADACGIRQAPAPVRHGGHGTDHLTNITILEELAAADAGAAAVFGQHWRSIEIIQQLGTPEQRDELLGRLAANPRGLLAMSITEPEAGSDNVLPYNAPGAGVATSARPVYGGYRINGRKCLVFNANRADVLLCIARTDPSGPLVTSATCFAVPAETPGVSFGVVHDMLGQRLANNGEIGYDDVFVPQENILGPVNGVYAQLTRPVQASNCYTAACALGVMRECFDRTLTRARTRVQGGRPIIEHQSVGAYLADMYTDIELTRTYLWRAAWNADHDPMPDLQFTVLPKLVAAERSIAAARRALELWGGAGLVRGGGIEKLWRDCAGWLSAAGTPIVLRQRMADILRAQ; encoded by the coding sequence ATGGATTTCCGATTGCCCGACGGTGCCCGCGAGTGGCGTGAGATCGCCCGGCGCTTCGCCGACGAGGCGATCCGGCCGATGGCCGCCACCCTGGATGCCCAGCCGCGCCCGGAGGACGGCTGGTCGTGGGAGATCGTCGAGAAGGCCGACGCCTGCGGCATCCGGCAGGCCCCGGCGCCGGTGCGGCACGGCGGGCACGGCACCGACCATCTCACCAATATCACCATCCTCGAAGAGCTGGCCGCCGCCGATGCCGGGGCGGCGGCCGTCTTCGGGCAGCACTGGCGCTCGATCGAAATCATCCAGCAGCTGGGCACTCCCGAGCAGCGCGACGAGCTGCTGGGCCGCCTGGCGGCCAATCCGCGTGGCCTGCTGGCCATGTCGATCACCGAGCCGGAGGCCGGTTCGGACAATGTGCTGCCCTACAACGCGCCGGGCGCGGGCGTCGCCACCAGCGCCCGACCGGTGTACGGCGGCTATCGGATCAACGGCCGTAAATGCCTGGTGTTCAACGCCAATCGGGCCGATGTGCTGCTGTGCATCGCGCGGACCGACCCGTCCGGCCCGCTCGTCACGAGCGCCACCTGCTTCGCGGTCCCGGCCGAGACGCCGGGCGTGAGTTTCGGTGTGGTGCACGACATGCTGGGCCAGCGGCTGGCCAACAACGGCGAAATCGGTTACGACGACGTCTTCGTGCCGCAGGAGAACATTCTCGGACCGGTCAACGGCGTCTACGCCCAGCTGACCCGGCCGGTGCAGGCGAGCAACTGCTACACCGCGGCCTGCGCGCTGGGCGTCATGCGGGAGTGCTTCGACCGCACGCTCACCCGCGCCCGCACCCGCGTGCAGGGCGGGCGGCCGATCATCGAACATCAGTCCGTCGGTGCGTATCTGGCCGACATGTACACCGACATCGAGCTCACCCGCACCTATCTGTGGCGGGCGGCCTGGAACGCCGACCACGACCCGATGCCCGATCTGCAATTCACGGTGCTGCCCAAACTCGTTGCCGCCGAACGGAGTATCGCCGCCGCCCGGCGCGCGCTGGAGCTGTGGGGCGGCGCCGGTCTGGTGCGCGGCGGCGGCATCGAGAAGCTGTGGCGCGACTGCGCGGGCTGGCTGAGCGCGGCCGGGACACCGATCGTGCTGCGCCAGCGCATGGCCGACATCCTGCGCGCGCAGTGA
- a CDS encoding NAD(P)/FAD-dependent oxidoreductase, with amino-acid sequence MIRDTETTFDVAIIGSGMSGAVLGMILARHGVRVLMIEGGVHPRFAVGESTIPHTSLLSCMLAERYDVPELETIAYPERIHREVASTSGIKRSFGFAYHRAGQIYDPRDSFAIGTSSKDENHLFRQDVDAWLSYQAVRYGAVLRQQTRVRDIEIDDSGVTLHTQHAGGETTVRARYLVDGSGFRSVVAEKYGLRENPPRFAHHSRSMFTHMVDVGVFDPDSPMSVPWNQSTLHHVFEGGWLWVIPFDNREGTTNPLVSIGLTVDPRVYPKPENVPAEVEFQQFLDRFPSVAPQFARAKTVRPWVNTGRLQYSSSRSVGHRWSMMSHASGALDPLFSRGLINTLEVTAALVDPLLEALREDDFADERFEHLEAMHGRVLGFNDRLVAGAFTATADFDLWNAWLRVWALATVPTEFRLMTALAAYTTTRDPRYLSGEVADPVFSDFEDPDYRAFFTRAGDLLDRFRAGEAAAGETAHRILTVADEYKFPIRMTREGLERSGHHIQLELTEANLAVARSGFRWALTNPDCRDMFLNPKTFTRWHARRPDPHLA; translated from the coding sequence ATGATCCGAGACACTGAGACCACCTTCGACGTCGCGATCATCGGGTCGGGCATGAGCGGCGCCGTGCTGGGCATGATCCTGGCGCGGCACGGCGTGCGCGTGCTGATGATCGAGGGCGGTGTCCACCCGCGGTTCGCGGTCGGCGAATCCACCATCCCGCACACCTCGCTGCTGAGCTGCATGCTCGCCGAGCGCTACGACGTGCCCGAACTCGAGACCATCGCCTACCCGGAGCGGATCCACCGCGAGGTGGCCTCCACCTCCGGGATCAAGCGCAGCTTCGGCTTCGCCTACCACCGCGCGGGCCAGATCTACGATCCCCGGGACAGTTTCGCGATCGGCACCAGCTCCAAGGACGAGAACCACCTGTTCCGCCAGGACGTCGACGCGTGGCTGTCGTATCAGGCGGTGCGCTACGGCGCGGTGCTGCGGCAGCAGACCCGGGTGCGCGACATCGAGATCGACGACTCCGGGGTCACCCTGCACACCCAGCACGCGGGCGGCGAGACCACGGTGCGCGCCCGATACCTGGTGGACGGCTCCGGTTTCCGGAGCGTGGTGGCCGAGAAGTACGGCCTGCGCGAGAATCCGCCGCGCTTCGCGCACCACTCCCGCTCGATGTTCACCCACATGGTCGACGTCGGCGTCTTCGACCCCGACTCCCCCATGTCGGTGCCGTGGAACCAGAGCACGCTGCATCACGTGTTCGAGGGCGGCTGGCTGTGGGTGATCCCGTTCGACAACCGGGAGGGCACCACCAACCCCCTGGTCAGCATCGGCCTGACCGTCGATCCGCGGGTGTACCCGAAGCCGGAGAACGTGCCCGCCGAGGTCGAGTTCCAGCAGTTCCTGGATCGATTCCCCAGTGTCGCACCGCAATTCGCACGCGCCAAGACGGTGCGGCCGTGGGTCAACACCGGCCGCCTGCAGTACTCGAGCAGCCGATCGGTCGGCCACCGGTGGTCGATGATGTCGCACGCCTCCGGCGCGCTGGACCCGCTGTTCTCCCGCGGCCTGATCAACACCCTGGAAGTGACCGCGGCACTGGTGGATCCGCTGCTGGAGGCGCTGCGCGAGGACGACTTCGCCGACGAGCGTTTCGAGCATCTGGAGGCCATGCACGGGCGGGTGCTCGGCTTCAACGACCGGCTCGTCGCCGGGGCCTTCACCGCCACCGCCGATTTCGATCTGTGGAACGCGTGGCTGCGGGTGTGGGCGCTGGCGACCGTGCCCACCGAGTTCCGGCTCATGACCGCGCTGGCCGCCTACACCACCACCCGCGATCCGCGGTATCTGTCCGGCGAGGTCGCCGATCCGGTGTTCTCCGACTTCGAGGACCCCGACTACCGCGCGTTCTTCACCCGCGCCGGTGACCTGCTCGACCGGTTCCGCGCGGGCGAGGCCGCCGCGGGCGAGACCGCGCACCGAATCCTCACCGTCGCAGACGAATACAAGTTCCCGATCCGGATGACGCGCGAGGGCCTGGAACGCTCCGGGCATCACATCCAGCTGGAGCTGACCGAGGCCAACCTGGCGGTCGCGCGCTCCGGATTCCGCTGGGCGCTCACCAATCCCGACTGCCGCGACATGTTCCTGAACCCGAAGACGTTCACCCGCTGGCACGCTCGCCGCCCCGATCCGCATCTCGCCTGA
- a CDS encoding acyltransferase domain-containing protein translates to MRTAFLFTGQGSQYPRMALPLRERHPEFRDRLADCDRLFRAHLDLSVADLMLRDRVRTDDGAEHDAETLLARTAYQQPALFAFEYALAGLWIAHGVRPDAVLGHSIGEIAAAAVAECLSLPDAVRLVAARGRLMQELEEPGAMLAVAAGVDRVRPVVEELELAAVLSFAAINAPDRCVLSGSPDAVTTAAAALRERKMPSTRLKVSHAFHSPLMAPAAHALGAIIAELRFTEPRCALISALDGGQPDAAELSRPQHWVRHCLEPVDFAAAVRTAAARGPLRFVEIGPSHTLLKFGQRCAPDPGHLWLRSAAPGDDDCRTFTAALARAAEPADVCNDAPRQSPIRAGS, encoded by the coding sequence GTGCGGACCGCATTCCTGTTCACCGGCCAGGGCTCACAGTACCCGCGGATGGCGCTGCCGCTGCGCGAACGGCACCCCGAATTCCGGGACCGGCTCGCGGACTGCGACCGGTTGTTCCGGGCGCACCTGGACCTCTCGGTCGCCGATCTGATGCTGCGCGACCGGGTGCGCACCGACGACGGCGCCGAGCACGACGCGGAAACCCTGCTGGCGCGGACCGCCTACCAGCAGCCCGCCCTGTTCGCCTTCGAATACGCCCTGGCGGGGCTGTGGATCGCGCACGGGGTGCGGCCCGATGCCGTGCTCGGCCACAGCATCGGCGAGATCGCGGCCGCCGCGGTGGCCGAATGCCTGTCGCTGCCCGACGCGGTGCGGCTGGTCGCCGCGCGCGGACGGCTCATGCAGGAGCTCGAGGAGCCCGGCGCGATGCTGGCGGTGGCGGCGGGCGTGGATCGGGTGCGGCCGGTGGTCGAGGAGCTCGAGCTCGCCGCCGTGCTGTCCTTCGCCGCGATCAACGCCCCGGACCGGTGCGTGCTCTCCGGTTCGCCCGACGCGGTGACCACCGCGGCCGCCGCGCTGCGGGAGCGGAAGATGCCCAGCACCCGGCTGAAGGTGTCGCACGCCTTCCACTCCCCGCTCATGGCCCCGGCCGCGCACGCGCTCGGCGCGATCATCGCCGAGTTGCGATTCACCGAGCCGCGCTGCGCGCTGATCTCCGCGCTGGACGGCGGCCAACCGGACGCGGCCGAGCTGTCGCGCCCGCAGCACTGGGTCCGGCACTGCCTGGAGCCGGTCGACTTCGCCGCCGCCGTGCGCACCGCCGCCGCCCGCGGCCCACTCCGGTTCGTGGAGATCGGGCCCTCGCACACGCTGTTGAAGTTCGGCCAGCGCTGCGCGCCCGACCCCGGTCATCTGTGGCTGCGCAGCGCGGCCCCCGGCGACGACGACTGCCGGACGTTCACCGCGGCGCTGGCGCGGGCGGCCGAGCCCGCCGACGTGTGCAACGACGCGCCTCGACAATCGCCGATCAGGGCGGGATCTTAA
- a CDS encoding flavin reductase family protein, with protein MAGTDVTACPAATPEQTAGIEPEQFRRVMGSLLSGVCIIGSADAAGAPCGLTCSAVCSVSLEPPLLLFCVKTPSSTLDAIRARGAFVVSLLDVESHAISDLFAKPAPDKFASVAWRGAAHTGLPLIDAALAHAECAVHDIVEAGDHVIVLGRVLAGDADPRRFPLGYWRRDYMRVLRPVDFLDGTDTEADWIGEF; from the coding sequence ATGGCCGGAACCGACGTAACCGCATGCCCCGCAGCCACTCCCGAGCAGACCGCGGGCATCGAGCCCGAGCAGTTCCGGCGCGTGATGGGCTCGCTGCTCAGCGGCGTCTGCATCATCGGCTCGGCCGACGCGGCGGGCGCGCCGTGCGGGCTGACCTGCTCGGCGGTCTGCAGCGTCTCGCTCGAGCCGCCGCTGCTGCTGTTCTGCGTCAAGACCCCGAGCAGCACCCTGGACGCCATCCGCGCCCGCGGCGCCTTCGTGGTCTCGCTGCTCGACGTCGAAAGTCACGCCATCTCCGACCTTTTCGCCAAACCCGCGCCGGACAAGTTCGCGAGCGTGGCGTGGCGGGGCGCGGCGCACACCGGCCTGCCGCTGATCGATGCCGCGCTCGCGCACGCCGAGTGCGCGGTGCACGACATCGTCGAGGCCGGTGATCACGTCATCGTGCTGGGCCGGGTGCTGGCCGGGGACGCCGATCCCCGGCGCTTCCCGCTGGGCTACTGGCGCCGGGACTACATGCGCGTCCTGCGCCCCGTCGACTTCCTCGACGGCACCGACACCGAGGCCGACTGGATCGGCGAATTCTGA
- a CDS encoding methyltransferase domain-containing protein: MTLPAPVAAALAAQLREPHGPAGPLLGPGLDRGNRRAIVEGVTALRPRPGEVVADLGFGGGLGLARLLAGVGPAGLVHGVERSVAMLTLAARRFRPALTAGTLALHGATILRLPFPDASLDAALTVHTLYFLDDPEPACLEWARVLRPHGRLVLVFGDPVAMTELPFTAYGFRLRPVATIVDAVRAAGLRVTTHHRAGHGAHEFHVLCARPCNSG, from the coding sequence ATGACACTTCCCGCACCGGTGGCCGCCGCGCTGGCCGCCCAACTCCGGGAACCGCACGGTCCGGCCGGGCCGCTGCTCGGTCCGGGCCTGGATCGAGGTAACCGGCGCGCCATCGTCGAGGGCGTCACCGCCCTGCGGCCCCGCCCGGGTGAGGTGGTCGCCGACCTGGGCTTCGGCGGCGGGCTCGGGCTCGCCCGGCTGCTGGCCGGGGTCGGCCCGGCCGGGCTGGTGCACGGCGTGGAGCGATCGGTTGCCATGCTCACCCTGGCGGCCCGCCGCTTCCGCCCGGCACTGACCGCGGGCACGCTCGCCCTGCACGGCGCCACGATCCTGCGGCTGCCGTTCCCCGACGCCAGCCTCGATGCCGCGCTCACCGTGCACACGCTCTACTTCCTCGACGATCCCGAACCGGCGTGCCTGGAGTGGGCGCGCGTGCTGCGCCCGCACGGGCGGCTGGTGCTGGTGTTCGGCGATCCGGTCGCGATGACGGAGTTGCCGTTCACCGCATACGGATTCCGGCTGCGGCCGGTCGCCACGATCGTCGACGCGGTGCGGGCGGCGGGCCTGCGCGTCACCACCCACCACCGCGCCGGGCACGGCGCGCACGAGTTCCACGTGCTGTGCGCGCGGCCGTGCAACAGCGGATAG
- a CDS encoding GMC family oxidoreductase — protein sequence MAVPQPDKHYSHIIVGAGSAGCVLAGRLSEDPNASVLLVEAGPSDRHPQIQVPAAFTRTWHTRFDWAYHTVPQHLCADREMYWPRGRVLGGSSSINAMVYIRGSADDFDGWARDGNAGWSYRDVLPYFRRSEDNSRGADEWHGVGGPLGVCDPRSPHPWSEAFVAAGAAAGLGRNPDFNGATQRGFGVYQVTQRDGARCSTARAYLAPARGRGNLDVLTDALVTRLLFDGTRCVGIEFVRQRRGVADRSVTYSCYGDEVIVSGGTVNSPQLLMLSGIGPADHLRELGIAVRQDLPVGIGLQDHPMVQVGFRSRSGGSLLGAESPRQALNYFLRRRGPWTSNVSEAAGFVRTDETDAPPDIQFNFQPALIAGHEQPTEHGLSIGVVLIDVASTGRIRLRSTDPAEPPLIDPNYYAEPSDLRSAVRGVRIARRVAQCVPLAGILAREDWVGADARTDDEIGRAVARSAETLFHPTSTCRMGVGADAVVDPELRVRGIEGLRVVDASVMPRVPRGNTNAPTIMIAERAVDLIRASGGHRHRQHQVSPAD from the coding sequence ATGGCTGTCCCTCAACCGGATAAGCATTACTCGCACATCATCGTCGGCGCCGGATCCGCCGGATGCGTACTGGCCGGACGGCTGTCGGAGGACCCGAACGCATCGGTCCTGCTGGTGGAGGCCGGTCCGTCGGATCGGCACCCGCAGATCCAGGTCCCGGCGGCCTTCACCCGGACCTGGCACACCCGCTTCGATTGGGCGTATCACACTGTGCCGCAACATCTTTGCGCCGACAGGGAAATGTACTGGCCGCGCGGTCGGGTGCTCGGCGGCAGTTCCTCGATCAACGCGATGGTCTACATCCGCGGCAGCGCCGACGATTTCGACGGCTGGGCCCGCGACGGCAACGCGGGCTGGTCCTACCGCGACGTGCTGCCGTACTTCCGGCGCAGCGAGGACAACAGCCGCGGCGCCGACGAGTGGCACGGCGTCGGGGGACCGCTCGGGGTCTGCGATCCGCGGTCCCCGCACCCGTGGTCGGAGGCATTCGTGGCCGCGGGCGCGGCGGCCGGGCTGGGCCGCAACCCGGATTTCAACGGTGCCACCCAGCGGGGCTTCGGGGTGTACCAGGTGACGCAGCGCGACGGCGCCCGCTGCTCCACGGCGCGCGCGTACCTGGCCCCCGCCCGCGGCCGCGGCAATCTCGACGTGCTGACGGACGCGCTGGTGACCCGGCTGCTGTTCGACGGAACCCGGTGCGTCGGAATCGAATTCGTCCGGCAACGACGTGGCGTCGCGGACCGCAGCGTCACCTACAGCTGTTACGGCGACGAGGTGATCGTCAGCGGCGGCACGGTGAACTCGCCGCAACTGCTGATGCTCTCGGGCATCGGGCCCGCCGATCATCTGCGCGAACTGGGGATCGCGGTGCGGCAGGATCTGCCCGTCGGCATCGGTCTACAGGACCATCCGATGGTGCAGGTCGGTTTCCGCTCCCGCAGCGGCGGCAGCCTGCTGGGCGCGGAGAGCCCGCGGCAGGCACTGAACTACTTCCTGCGCCGCCGCGGCCCCTGGACATCGAATGTGAGCGAGGCGGCGGGCTTCGTCCGCACCGACGAGACCGACGCGCCGCCCGACATCCAGTTCAACTTCCAGCCCGCGCTCATCGCCGGGCACGAGCAGCCGACCGAGCACGGCCTGAGCATCGGCGTGGTGCTCATCGATGTCGCGTCCACCGGCCGAATCCGGTTGCGCAGCACCGACCCCGCCGAGCCGCCGCTGATCGATCCGAACTACTACGCCGAGCCGTCGGACCTGCGCTCGGCGGTGCGCGGCGTGCGGATCGCGCGCCGGGTGGCGCAGTGCGTCCCGCTGGCGGGCATCCTCGCCCGGGAGGACTGGGTGGGCGCGGACGCGCGGACCGACGACGAGATCGGCCGGGCCGTGGCGCGGTCGGCGGAGACGCTGTTCCATCCCACCTCGACCTGCCGCATGGGCGTCGGCGCGGACGCGGTCGTCGACCCCGAACTCCGGGTGCGCGGCATCGAGGGGCTGCGGGTGGTGGACGCCTCGGTCATGCCGCGGGTGCCGCGCGGCAACACCAATGCGCCCACGATCATGATCGCGGAGCGGGCCGTGGATCTCATCCGGGCGAGCGGGGGGCACCGCCACCGGCAACACCAGGTGTCACCCGCCGACTGA
- a CDS encoding RNA polymerase sigma factor, protein MRKTVTDDPGRARERDGSRERWHLVYAHRTRLVELARRRLPSAADAEDCVHEAFLRAVGHPRLDPDRAGGFLTVTVLRLCVDFHRRAQRTDRLLYRLRDPGYAPAPEQIVLAHSAALAMLEAVTRLPHRQRQVVCERLGGSSTAEAAGRLGVSVKSAESALTRARARLAREQAMAAL, encoded by the coding sequence ATGCGAAAGACAGTGACCGACGATCCGGGCCGCGCCCGGGAGCGAGACGGTAGCCGGGAGCGATGGCATCTGGTGTATGCCCACCGCACCCGGCTGGTGGAACTGGCCCGGCGGCGATTGCCCTCGGCGGCCGACGCCGAAGACTGTGTGCACGAGGCGTTTCTGCGGGCGGTGGGGCATCCACGGCTCGACCCCGACCGGGCGGGCGGCTTTCTCACCGTCACCGTGCTGCGGCTGTGCGTGGACTTCCATCGGCGCGCGCAGCGCACCGACCGGCTGCTGTATCGGCTGCGCGATCCGGGATACGCCCCGGCGCCGGAGCAGATCGTGCTGGCGCACAGCGCGGCGCTGGCGATGCTGGAGGCGGTGACGCGGCTGCCGCATCGGCAGCGGCAGGTGGTGTGCGAGCGCCTCGGCGGCTCGTCCACCGCGGAGGCCGCCGGTCGGTTGGGCGTGAGCGTGAAATCGGCGGAGTCCGCGCTGACTCGGGCGCGCGCCCGGCTGGCCCGCGAACAGGCGATGGCGGCGCTATGA
- a CDS encoding NAD(P)/FAD-dependent oxidoreductase yields MTSEFVTPWRACPAAPRPALRGERRCATAIVGGGLAGLSVAVALAELDPGHETVLLEAGRIGAGASGRGTGLVGPRVGPPLRRVRRRHGDEVARAAYLASVRAVQRVAERIDRYDIDCAATRGDQLLVGAGATATELAADTRCALDLDLPVREVAAQTLPPGYDYGVRHGPALTVDPLALTTGLAAVAERGGAVVYEHSPMRAVRSGPPIRLETPEGAVTADRVVFALNAFAGAHGLLGVRVQAAATAPLPDSALAGLPWLRSGPILEFGTLAPYFRLTPDRRIVLGGGAVRRGVRGDRPLDRRALEAALRRLGSGAPIALSHAWSGPIAMTRDDWPVVGPVAADDAMLIAGGWCGHGLALTAAAGAWLAERIVHGEPVAGTTAGLPWERGAGPALPTGSVPERVLDRYLARVSARAYPPGAAIG; encoded by the coding sequence ATGACAAGCGAATTCGTGACGCCCTGGCGGGCCTGCCCCGCGGCACCCCGACCCGCATTGCGCGGCGAACGCCGCTGTGCCACCGCCATCGTCGGTGGCGGCCTGGCCGGGCTGTCGGTCGCGGTGGCGCTGGCCGAACTCGACCCCGGGCACGAGACGGTGCTGCTGGAGGCCGGGCGGATCGGGGCGGGCGCGAGCGGCCGGGGCACCGGGCTGGTGGGCCCGCGGGTCGGGCCGCCGCTGCGCCGGGTGCGCCGCCGCCACGGCGACGAGGTGGCGCGCGCGGCATACCTGGCCTCGGTGCGGGCGGTGCAGCGGGTCGCCGAGCGGATCGACCGGTACGACATCGATTGCGCCGCAACGAGAGGCGACCAGCTGCTGGTGGGCGCCGGCGCGACGGCGACCGAGCTGGCCGCCGACACCCGGTGCGCGCTCGACCTGGACCTGCCGGTGCGCGAGGTCGCGGCGCAGACGCTGCCGCCGGGATACGACTACGGCGTCCGGCACGGCCCGGCGCTCACCGTGGATCCGCTGGCGCTCACCACCGGGCTGGCGGCGGTGGCCGAGCGCGGCGGCGCGGTCGTGTACGAGCACAGCCCGATGCGGGCGGTGCGGTCCGGCCCGCCGATCCGGCTCGAGACGCCGGAGGGGGCGGTGACCGCCGATCGAGTCGTGTTCGCGCTGAATGCCTTCGCCGGTGCTCACGGGCTGCTCGGGGTGCGGGTGCAGGCCGCGGCCACCGCGCCGCTGCCCGACTCCGCGCTGGCCGGTCTGCCGTGGTTGCGGTCCGGCCCGATCCTCGAATTCGGCACGCTGGCACCGTATTTCCGGCTCACCCCGGATCGCCGGATCGTGCTCGGCGGGGGCGCGGTGCGACGCGGCGTGCGCGGGGACCGGCCGCTGGATCGCCGGGCGCTCGAGGCCGCGCTGCGGCGGCTCGGGTCCGGCGCGCCGATCGCGCTCAGCCACGCCTGGTCGGGGCCGATCGCCATGACCCGCGACGACTGGCCGGTGGTCGGCCCCGTGGCCGCGGACGACGCGATGCTGATCGCCGGGGGCTGGTGCGGGCACGGGCTGGCGCTGACCGCCGCCGCGGGAGCGTGGCTGGCGGAGCGCATCGTGCACGGAGAACCGGTGGCGGGCACCACCGCTGGGCTGCCGTGGGAACGCGGCGCGGGGCCCGCCCTGCCGACCGGGTCCGTCCCCGAGCGGGTGCTGGACCGCTATCTGGCCCGCGTCTCGGCCCGGGCTTACCCGCCGGGCGCCGCGATCGGGTGA